From the genome of Pieris rapae chromosome 5, ilPieRapa1.1, whole genome shotgun sequence, one region includes:
- the LOC111003550 gene encoding uncharacterized protein LOC111003550 — protein sequence MILFYIIILLVISCSGHEENSVLSRKKRFLIFPEGSSFQLVLCTTYPTLTTIGDIFLWGNTAALAFELPQDPYSPFHHKADPQHRRTDSKHIYYVDENGKILYKQPYERKLLINPAFAKRSVTNVDRKKMHLSQARPGFNELDQNQKDFHRSSRTQLYEKLEVMMEGMGGNGRACLLKTLCIYRESAHEPQGGFLDEILRSVYTLPKSKLEDDVHQDYDKTSSGKCDELYPECTFVDSTK from the exons atgatcttattttatataataatattgttagtaATATCGTGTTCTGGCCATGAAGAAAATTCTGTGTTGTCGAGAAAAAAGCGTTTTCTAATATTTCCCGAAGGCAGTTCGTTTCAATTGG TATTATGTACGACGTACCCTACATTAACAACGATTGGGGATATTTTTCTTTGGGGTAACACAGCTGCATTAGCTTTTGAGTTGCCACAAGATCCATACTCACCCTTCCACCATAAAGCAGACCCGCAACATAGAAGAACAGAcagtaaacatatttattatgttgatGAAAacggaaaaatattatataaacaaccATATGAAAG aaaactTTTAATCAACCCAGCATTCGCGAAACGTAGTGTTACTAATGTAGATAGAAAGAAGATGCATTTATCTCAAGCGAGACCTGGTTTTAATGAATTGgatcaaaatcaaaaagaCTTCCATCGCAGTAGCCGTACGCAGTTATATGAGAAATTAGAAGTTATGATGGAagg gatGGGCGGTAATGGGCGGGCGTGTCTGCTGAAAACACTGTGTATATACCGCGAGTCTGCCCATGAACCTCAGGGCGGATTCCTAGATGAGATATTGAGATCTGTTTATAC ATTGCCGAAGAGTAAATTAGAAGATGATGTTCATCAAGACTATGACAAAACCTCTTCGGGAAAATGTGATGAATTGTATCCGGAATGCACATTCGTTGAttcaactaaataa
- the LOC111003551 gene encoding uncharacterized protein LOC111003551 has product MYKSFKMYITCYTLLIMYILVHRSDGDPGLRTKRYLGFSNITRFFLRVNFKTNMIPWNQIFVQVVGFRLNWDDPPDNFHPHHHFTRRSVYRSMELLLDRHGLSGHQCVRRAICETDMILEPNLIYHRILKMVFRNQSSATEKWHNLTSETCNSAISSCPFSVLDVSPYTDLLS; this is encoded by the exons ATGTACAAGTCattcaaaatgtatattacatGTTATACGCTTctcataatgtatattttggtTCACCGTTCTGATGGAGACCCTGGATTAAGAACAAAAAGATACTTGGGATTTAGTAATATAACACGCTTTTTC ttaAGGGTAAACTTCAAAACGAATATGATTCCGTGGAACCAGATTTTCGTTCAAGTCGTAGGTTTTAGATTAAACTGGGATGATCCTCCTGACAACTTCCATCCACACCATCATTTTACGAGGAGGAGTGTATATAGAAGCATGGAATTGCTACTGGACAG ACATGGGCTAAGCGGTCATCAATGCGTTCGTCGAGCTATTTGTGAAACTGATATGATCTTGGAACCTAATTTGATATACCACAGAATACTAAAGATGGTATTTAG AAATCAATCATCGGCTACCGAAAAATGGCATAATCTAACATCAGAAACCTGTAACAGCGCTATCTCTTCTTGTCCCTTCTCCGTTCTTGACGTATCACCATACACAGATCtcttatcataa
- the LOC111003549 gene encoding uncharacterized protein LOC111003549: MIKVYILVLLFGLTTSDLCGGDECHSGGNATRVLSRSKRFLIFPEGSSFQMVFCTQTAALIPIGDIFLFANTAALAWDLPSDPKLLLMFKEYERKPNRRNDEKSIYYLDENGRVIAKKPFRRPTIVNPAFAKRSVNEESFRDRLNVKIDRMKMHERHGRDYLRHNEGNSEFHRNSRAELYQKLETLISALGSDGRQCVLRKLCESSRARGQGTFLQELLRVVFTFPKDKNSSIEEHKLYDQAHDPSKDCEIMYPGCENFDLTSL; encoded by the exons ATGataaaagtgtatattttgGTTTTGTTGTTCGGATTAACGACAAGTGATCTGTGTGGAGGTGACGAATGTCATTCTGGAGGAAATGCAACGCGGGTGCTGTCTCGAAGCAAgcggtttttaatttttcctgAAGGAAGCTCCTTCCAAATGG tattcTGTACGCAGACAGCGGCTCTTATTCCCATAGGAGATATATTCTTGTTTGCCAACACTGCAGCTCTGGCCTGGGATTTACCCTCAGATCCAAAACTTCTGCTAATGTTTAAAGAGtatgaaagaaaaccaaacagAAGAAATGATGAGAAAAGTATCTATTACTTGGATGAAAATGGCCGTGTTATAGCTAAGAAGCCGTTTAGAAg GCCCACAATAGTGAACCCGGCGTTCGCGAAACGCAGCGTGAATGAAGAGTCATTTAGAGACAGATTAAATGTGAAGATAGATCGAATGAAAATGCACGAGAGACATGGACGAGATTATCTGAGACACAATGAAGGCAATAGTGAATTTCATAGAAATAGTCGCGCAGAGCTATACCAAAAACTGGAAACATTAATTTCAGC GCTGGGTTCCGATGGGAGGCAGTGCGTACTTCGAAAACTATGCGAGTCATCTCGTGCCCGAGGGCAGGGGACATTCCTACAGGAACTACTTAGGGTTGTCTTTAC ATTCCCTAAGGACAAAAATTCTTCTATCGAAGAACATAAATTGTATGATCAAGCTCACGATCCATCAAAGGACTGTGAGATAATGTATCCGGGCTGTGAAAATTTCGACCTCACCTCATTATGA